The following proteins are co-located in the bacterium genome:
- the nadA gene encoding quinolinate synthase NadA — MGKPLETDFMLDGIARLRRERGAVILAHNYQLPEVQAAADLTGDSLGLARHAAGTDAKVIVLCGVEFMAETAAILCPEKRVLLPELRAGCPMAEMIT, encoded by the coding sequence ATGGGCAAGCCGCTGGAAACGGACTTCATGCTGGACGGGATAGCCCGCCTGCGCCGGGAGCGCGGGGCGGTCATCCTGGCCCACAACTACCAGCTCCCCGAGGTACAGGCGGCGGCCGACCTGACCGGCGATTCACTCGGCCTGGCGCGCCACGCCGCCGGGACCGACGCCAAGGTCATCGTGCTATGCGGCGTGGAGTTCATGGCCGAGACGGCGGCCATCCTCTGCCCGGAAAAGCGGGTGCTCCTGCCCGAGCTCCGCGCCGGCTGCCCCATGGCCGAGATGATTAC